The following is a genomic window from Pecten maximus chromosome 19, xPecMax1.1, whole genome shotgun sequence.
gcctgagttattaattaaaattgcaaaatatccgagtccgagttgtatatcctgcaacaatacacgagtcaaagttgattatttctattctaccatgtactgtttagttctgagatcgacctctttctaatagaaaaccAGGAAAGAAACCCCGgaaaaaccttgtaatttatttcttgagtattgtattatttgttgatgaaatatacaggcaatacagtactacaatcaagagcatctatcatatatCAAACGTTCACTCAATCTCGCGCCAACTTTGGTTGTGCCCGCTCCTCTGGGCACTATCGCGTCATAGTACCCGTGTATGTCAATATTTTGTCACGTGATGTACTAATGTAACTTCAGTTTATGCTACTTGGAAGCCCAAAGGGGCATATTATAATAAGCAATGTTTATCAGACAATTAGCGAAGCCATGGTTGGAATGATTCTAATATACGGTAGGACAGGTGGCAGATGGTAtcatctgtatgttatatatatcatgtcaggatatcgggccgaccatcactgcgccattgaaacgttctttgtGAGAACGCGtcgccgatgtggcgcagcggtataagctgcgggtatttctggctaggcgattgggtggcgtagatcgtgagttcgaggcctggtcagagcacgagtcataaagttgtcttcaaGCAGAGAGATAGTCTAGTCATGAATCCCATGATAATTCAAGTCATCAAACTCAGCCATTGCCAAACGCAACAAGAGTGCTAAGAATGTTTTGTATGCATTTCTTTAAATTCGAGTGGGTCAGTTTAGTGGAGAAAGCATATGCAAGGAAACTATGCCAGGTTTTACAGAAACAAATCATTTAAATAcgtgaaaaaaaatctgaagaAATTATAAGCATCCTGGATGACAAACATGGTTGAAGTAAAATTTTAGGGACGTTTTTGAAAACGAGAACAGCACGGACAGCCCACCAACCCGATTCACAACGTAAATATTACGTCATTCTTCGGAAGAGTATTCCAGTATACCAAATGGGGAACACAACAGTGTTGATGTTACGAGTAGGGCGATACTTCGAGGGATGGTCATACATTTGGTTTATGACCATACCCGGTATGGTGACAGATTTTATTGGATGGCCCTGCATGGTATGTCTTCGTCTCCTGTTGGCGAATAtacaagccaagttgtcatttatttacGGAGTAACGTTGATCTAGAATTTTACCAAAATcttgtaagatatcttatgtattacataaatgtatataatttggtaaagtACTGGTTCAACATTGGTCCGAATAAATGACACCTTGACTTACCATAGCCGACGAATTGAGGTGTAAATGTCCTGCCAAAACTGCTAAACCAAATTATTTCATCTGATTTTGAATGAAATGGGGAATGAAGCCAAAACTCCTCCGTAGAGtctggtacagtacatgtacagttacatcTGTATGTACAGTGGACCACAGATTAACTATGGGCGCTTGCTACAGGTCATAAGGTTAAGGTcatacacagaaaaaaatatcctggcataatttcaaatacatttaaaatcaaACTCCTGTCAAAAAAAGTCTTGGCACACCGATTTACCTAAAATACTtaagtacatacaatgtagataacaaattaattgataaaataattagTCAGAACAATATGTCTAGAGAAATGGTGGAACATCTGTAATTGTTTCCCGTCCCTCTCTACATCATTATACACAGACAATGAGTTACAGTAgcgccccccccccctcccttaCCTCCCATCAAacctccctcccccccccccccctccctcttACCCCCCCATCAAACCTCTCCCCCACAGTTAGTTTAGACTGCTACTGCAGTCTACACTGTACACAGTCCGGATGCTTTATCGCCCACAATCTGTGTATATTAGCCATCAGCGGTTCTCTAAGTGTTATATGTCGGTGGAAGGGTGGTTGGGTGGTGGGGTTGGGTGGTTGGGTAGTTGGTTGGTGGGGTTGCCTTTCACCGAGGTGATCCGAGTTAGATTCTCCAAGCGGATATGTAAAGGTATGGCACTTATCTGCTCACCCACGTGGGTTTCCCCCAACGGCCACTCAAACGCTTCCATCCACAACCTCTCGCACGCTTCCATCACCAACCAGTCCCATGCGTCCGTCCACAACCCCTCTCACGGTCACATCCACAACCCCTCTCACGGTCACATCCACAACCCCTCTCACGGTAACATCCACAACCCCTCTCACGGTAACATCCACAGCCCCTCTCACGGTCACATCCACAGCCCATTTCACGGTCACATCCACAACCCCTCTCACGGTAACATCCACAACCCCTCTCACGGTCACATCCACAACCCCTCTCACGGTCACATCCACAACCCCTCTCACGGTCACATCCACAGCCCCTCTCACGGTCACATCCACAACCGCTCTCACGGTAACATCCACACACCCTCAACCCCACTCACTCCCACCCCTCCGGTCTTCACCCCCCAGTACATCAAACCCCTCTCACGCACATCAGTTACGTACATAACCTCTCACGGTACTCCACAACCTCCCGGTACACATCCGAGCCTTATCGTCCCCAACCTCTAGGTAATACAGCCTCCACGGTACATCCACAGCCCCTTCAGGTACGTCCAAGCCCCTTAGGTACATCCACAACCTCTCCGGTAATCCAGCCCCTCCACGGTCATTTCACCAGCCTTCCGGATACATCCAAACCCCCCACGGTACATCCACAGACCCTTCACGTACTCCACAACCCTCTCAGGTACATCCAACCTCTCACGGAAATCCAACCCTCTCAACGTTCACATCCACAACCCTCTCACGGTACATCCAACCCCTCTCCACGTCACTCCACAGCCCTCACGGTCACTTCCACAACCCCTCTCACGGTCACATCCACAACCCCTCTCACGGTCACATCCACAACCCCTCTCACGGTCACATCCACAACCCCTCTCACGGTAACATCCACAACCCCTCTCACGGTAACATCCACATCCCCTCTCACGGTAACATCCACAACCCCTCTCACGGTAACATCCACAACCCCTCTCACGGTAACATCCACAACCCCTCTCACGGTAACATCCACAACCCCTCTCACGGTAACATCCACAGCCCCTCTCACGGTAACATCCACAACCCCTCTCACGGTCACATCCACAACCCCTCTCACGGTAACATCCACAACCCCTCTCACGGTAACATCCACAACCCCTCTCACGGTAACATCCACAGCCCCTCTCACGGTAACATCCACAACCCCTCTCACGGTAACATCCACAACCCCTCTCACGGTAACATCCACAACCCCCTCTCACGGTAACATCCACAACCCCTCTCACGGTCACATCCACAACCCCTCTCACGGTAACATCCACACCCCTCTCACGGTAACATCCACAACCCCTCTCACGGTCACATCCACAACCCCTCTCACGGTAACATCCACAGCCCCTCTCACGGTAACATCCACAACCCCTCTCACGGTAACATCCACAGCCCCTCTCACGGTAACATCCACAACCCCTCTCACGGTAACATCCACAACCCCCTCTCACGGTCACATCCACAGCCCCTCTCACGGTAACATCCACAACCCCTCTCACGGTAACATCCACACCCCTCTCACGGTAACATCCACAACCCCTCTCACGGTAACATCCACAACCCCTCTCACGGTAACATCCACAGCCCCTCTCACGGTAACATCCACAACCCCTCTCACGGTAACATCCACAACCCCTCTCACGGTAACATCCACAACCCCTCTCACGGTAACATCCACAACCCTCTCACGGTCACATCCACAACCCCTCTCACGGTAACATCCAACCCCTCTCACGGTAACATCCACAACCCCTCTCACAGTCACATCCACAACCCTCTCACGGTCACATCCACAACCCCTCTCACGGTCACATCCACAACCTCTCTCACGGTAACATCCACAACCCCTCTCACGGTCACATCCACAACCCTTTCACGGTAACATCCACAACCCCTCTTACGGTCACATCCACAACCTCTCTCACGGTCACATCCACAACCCCTCTCACGGTCACATCCACAACCCCTCTCACGGTCACATCCACAACCCCTTTCACGGTAACATCCACAACCCCTCTCACGGTAACATCCACAGCCCTCTCACGGTCACATCCACAGCCCTCTCACGGTAACATCCACAACCCCTCTCACGGTAACATCCCCACAACCCCTCTCACGGTCACATCCACAAGCCCCTCTCACGGTCACCTCCACAGCCCCTCTCACGGTAACATCCACAACCCCTCTCACGGTCACATCCACAGCCCCTCTCACGGTAACATCCACAACCCCTCTCACGGTAACATCCACAACCCCTCTCACGGTAACATCCACAACCCCTCTCACGTTAACATCCACAACCCCTCTCACGGTAACATCCACAACCCCTCTCACGGTAACATCCACAACCCCTCTCACGGTCACATCCACAACCCCTCTCACGGTCACATCCACAACCCCTCTCACGGTAACATCCACAACCCCTCTCACGGTAACATCCACAAcccctctcactgtaacatccACAACCCCTCTCACGGTAACATCCACAACCCCTCTCACGGTAACATCCACAACCCCTCTCACGGTAACATCCACAACCCCTCTCACGGTAACATCCACAGCCCCTCTCACGGTAACATCCACAACCCCTCTCACGGTAACATCCACAGCCCCTCTCACGGTAACATCCACAACCCCTCTCACGGTCACATCCACAGCCCCTCTCACGGTAACATCCACAACCCTCTCACGGTAACATCCACAACCCCTCTCACGGTAACATCACAACCCCTCTCACGGTACATCCACACCCCTCTCACGGTAACATCCACAACCCCTCTCACGGTCACATCCACAACCCCTCTCACGGTAACATCCACAGCCCCTCTCACGGTAACATCCACAACCCCTCTCACGGTAACATCCACAACCCCTTCTCACGGTAACATCCACAACCCCTCTCACGGTCACATCCACAACCCCTCTCACGGTCACATCCACAACCCCTCAAATTACTCCCATACAGTTGTTTTTTAAACTAGAAAATTCATCGTAACCCATTCTGGACATAGAATTCAAGAATCAATCTAGTTACTTTATTTAGTGAAACTCGAAGACTTTAATATTTCGTTTAACCAGAATACCATTTCGACACGAGTAATCAAAGTGGCACTATAACGGGCTGAGCATGGCATTGTTCCTGTGGGTGGTGAAAGGGATCTTGTTAGTGTATACAGAAATTAAAGTCTGCAACCTTGTAAACTATGCTACAAGCAATGGAAAAACCAAAATATTAGATAAAAGTTTCAAAAAGGATGCAATCAGGTTTTCCACAGATGTAGtgataatgttttatcaacaaGCCATTCCAAACATGATTCTAAAACTTAATCTAATTTGATTTATGTCAATTATGTGGGTCAGcgtgaaaaaaaattgtattgtcATCAGCGAACAAGAATGTTTACCAGCaaataatgtattgatgtatgGCCTACAGTACTAGGAACTCCACTTATTTAAATTCAcgcaatgataaaggaccataatatctggGACAAGTTCGAGTTTGAGGGTTTTTTCgaccaaggtcaaggtcactgttactctTTAAGTGGAGGCCGGTAGGGGAAAGCAATACACGGTATGCATGTTTAAACTGTTAAAGAGCAAGATTTTGGATCGttcaaaagacacacaagatattagcacctttcaaaataaatattgagaTCTCGAGTTAGAGTCAGTAGAATCAAAATAATTAAGGTAAACTTCATACAGCTgcatatgtaatatttaaaggGTCTAAAGTGATCATAG
Proteins encoded in this region:
- the LOC117317479 gene encoding prestalk protein-like, giving the protein MALICSPTWVSPNGHSNASIHNLSHASITNQSHASVHNPSHGHIHNPSHGHIHNPSHGNIHNPSHGNIHSPSHGHIHSPFHGHIHNPSHGNIHNPSHGHIHNPSHGHIHNPSHGHIHSPSHGHIHNRSHAPSGTSKPLRYIHNLSGNPAPPRSFHQPSGYIQTPHGTSTDPSRTPQPSQVHPTSHGNPTLSTFTSTTLSRYIQPLSTSLHSPHGHFHNPSHGHIHNPSHGHIHNPSHGHIHNPSHGNIHNPSHGNIHIPSHGNIHNPSHGNIHNPSHGNIHNPSHGNIHNPSHGNIHSPSHGNIHNPSHGHIHNPSHGNIHNPSHGNIHNPSHGNIHSPSHGNIHNPSHGNIHNPSHGNIHNPLSRPSHGNIHNPSHGNIHNPSHGNIHNPSHGNIHNPLTVTSTTPLTVTSNPSHGNIHNPSHSHIHNPLTVTSTTPLTVTSTTSLTPSHGNIHNPSHGNIPTTPLTVTSTSPSHGHLHSPSHGNIHNPSHGHIHSPSHGNIHNPSHGNIHNPSHGNIHNPSHVNIHNPSHGNIHNPSHGNIHNPSHGHIHNPSHGHIHNPSHGNIHNPSHGNIHNPSHCNIHNPSHGNIHNPSHGNIHNPSHGNIHNPSHGNIHSPSHGNIHNPSHGNIHSPSHGNIHNPSHGHIHSPSHGNIHNPLTVTSTTPLTVTSQPLSRYIHTPLTVTSTTPLTVTSTTPLTVTSTAPLTVTSTTPLTVTSTTPSHGNIHNPSHGHIHNPSHGHIHNPSNYSHTVVF